Genomic window (Cellulosilyticum lentocellum DSM 5427):
ATCCAACCTTTTTTCATCATATTACTTGTAGCACCATACATAGTTCCTGAGCCTATTTTCACATTACCTTCTGATAGGATTATGGTATCTTGCATAATGCCATAACCATGATTAGGTTTATTGTAAAGGCAAAGGAGAATGTAATAGTAGCTTTCTGTTAAAGGTTCATTCTTAGCTTTAAGCATGTGCATAACTCCTCTCTTCTTTATCTCATTCATATATTTTGTATCTGACCCAATATGTGTCGTCAAGCAATATGTCGTGATACGATATATACTGTGTTTATATCGTATCACGACATATATCGAGTGTCAACATACTTTTGTTTTTTAATAAATTCTTTATAATCACCCGGCTATTACTACAAATAAAAATTTGTCTTGGCGTTTATGAGAAATACGTCTGAGAGAAAATGAGTGAGTATGGGTGCCTTCCGTTGTTCCGGTTCACATTTTTTGAAGCACTAAGTTCACTTATTTAGATGAACGGCAGAACTCACTTCGTTCAAACAACTGCCTAAAACCCATCTAAAACGTTCACTAAGTGCTTCTAAAAATGCTCCCAAGTCACTACTCCAGGCACCCATACCCACTCATTTTCACCAACGTTGTTGACCTCATAAACATCCAAGACAGTGAAGCAGCGTGGAAAGAAGGCGTTTGTATAGCTGAATAGTTATAAGATAATTACTGTTAACTGCTGGCACTTTTATAGTGCTTAAGCCCATATTTCCAGAACTTTAGCATAATTGTTGTAAATAGAATCACTATTAGAGTAGCATAAATCAGTCCCTCTATACTGATAGACTTGCTTAAAATCTTTGCTGGTATGGTAGCCATAATGCCATAGGGTAATACAACACAAAATAAAAGCTTAAAAATCCCCTTAAATAAGTTGCCCGGTATCTTCATACACATTTCTATACATTCTCCCTCTAATCGATCAATACTAGAAGTAGAAATAACAAAGAAGCTTATAGTTCGTAAAATCACTTCCATATCGTAATATAAAATGCACATTAATAGAACA
Coding sequences:
- a CDS encoding PadR family transcriptional regulator — encoded protein: MLKAKNEPLTESYYYILLCLYNKPNHGYGIMQDTIILSEGNVKIGSGTMYGATSNMMKKGWIRETESENPEDKRKRLYELTPLGKEILEQEVTRLKRLVKGSEMILGGK